Proteins encoded in a region of the Halioglobus maricola genome:
- a CDS encoding SDR family oxidoreductase, with product MTHALNGKRILVTQVETFMGPAICEELRAQGAEVIPHEGALISSESCSEAIAAAGEFDILIANLAIAAPTTRATEVTDEEWSDVFEALVHPLPRLARAVLPNWQERGSGKIIVVGSASALRGINRTSTYCAARGAQLSWVQAVGIEMAQHGIQVNCVAQNFVENPSYFPQEVQENPRFQERLKREVPLGRLVTAKEDVSLIAYLCSDVADCFVGQAFPMCGGWVNR from the coding sequence ATGACTCATGCCCTGAACGGAAAACGCATTCTCGTCACCCAGGTGGAAACGTTTATGGGACCGGCCATCTGTGAAGAGTTGCGCGCGCAAGGCGCAGAAGTTATCCCCCACGAAGGTGCACTGATATCATCAGAGAGTTGCAGCGAGGCCATAGCCGCAGCCGGGGAGTTCGACATATTGATTGCGAACCTCGCCATCGCTGCTCCCACGACAAGGGCTACAGAGGTTACTGATGAGGAGTGGTCAGACGTGTTCGAAGCACTGGTCCACCCTCTGCCTCGGCTTGCAAGAGCCGTGCTCCCGAACTGGCAAGAACGCGGTTCGGGGAAAATTATCGTTGTCGGTAGCGCCTCCGCGTTGCGGGGTATCAATCGCACTTCAACTTACTGTGCCGCACGCGGCGCACAGCTCTCCTGGGTACAGGCAGTCGGCATTGAAATGGCTCAGCACGGAATACAGGTAAACTGCGTGGCACAAAATTTCGTGGAAAATCCGAGCTATTTTCCGCAAGAAGTACAGGAGAATCCTCGTTTCCAGGAACGACTGAAACGGGAGGTTCCCCTCGGCAGGCTGGTCACCGCAAAAGAGGATGTCAGTCTGATCGCCTACCTGTGTAGCGATGTCGCTGATTGTTTCGTGGGCCAGGCATTCCCCATGTGCGGCGGCTGGGTTAACCGCTAA
- a CDS encoding patatin-like phospholipase family protein, giving the protein MQTSDNLIKNAIFAGGGSRCLWQVGFWDGANTAGLKLAQSVDYAASTSAGCAMATACMLGRGREALDMFKELTAENPANIHWHNLKPGSGAPLLPHMNMYRHALETFLTEKDLKTLADKKLEFLMARFPAWLPNFVGTPLAFVVYGLEKHLTGALHPHWTRKLGFKPLRFGNEEAEHIGDLVDTILASSCVPPVLPFGRYRGMRVLDGGIIDNVPAFLTDQREGTTLVLLSKRYPQALPPPGERIYAQPSEPILLDKFDYANPQGLQDTYDLGLADGAAFAAQFTESPD; this is encoded by the coding sequence ATGCAAACCTCAGACAATCTCATCAAAAATGCCATCTTCGCTGGCGGCGGCAGTCGCTGCCTGTGGCAAGTGGGCTTCTGGGACGGCGCTAATACCGCTGGTCTCAAGTTAGCGCAGAGTGTGGACTACGCAGCCAGCACCAGTGCCGGCTGCGCCATGGCCACAGCCTGTATGCTCGGCCGTGGTCGCGAAGCGCTGGATATGTTTAAAGAGCTGACAGCCGAGAATCCGGCCAATATCCATTGGCACAATCTTAAACCCGGGTCCGGCGCTCCGTTGCTGCCGCATATGAATATGTATCGGCACGCACTGGAGACGTTTCTCACAGAGAAAGACCTGAAAACGCTCGCAGACAAAAAACTCGAATTCCTTATGGCTCGCTTCCCCGCCTGGCTGCCCAACTTCGTTGGCACACCCTTGGCTTTCGTTGTCTACGGCCTGGAAAAACATCTGACCGGCGCACTCCACCCACATTGGACGCGCAAGCTCGGTTTCAAACCACTACGTTTTGGCAATGAGGAAGCCGAGCACATCGGCGATCTGGTCGATACGATTCTCGCCTCTTCTTGCGTACCCCCAGTATTGCCCTTCGGCCGCTATCGTGGCATGCGGGTGCTGGATGGCGGCATCATCGACAACGTTCCCGCCTTTCTGACTGACCAGCGAGAAGGCACCACCCTGGTCCTGCTTAGCAAGCGCTATCCGCAGGCACTGCCGCCGCCGGGCGAGCGAATATACGCCCAACCCAGCGAGCCGATTTTGCTCGACAAGTTTGACTACGCCAACCCGCAGGGCCTACAGGACACTTACGACCTCGGACTCGCAGATGGCGCCGCTTTTGCCGCGCAATTCACTGAATCACCCGACTAA
- a CDS encoding alpha/beta hydrolase, producing the protein MPQKYAIHPDFANLPVLRVYFNRPFVGLANAALTFLRRGVEKNIPAGLVEEKITVVGASGRSTPGLRMRPENLSGRVPTLIYYHGGGFALTHGAHQLAMCRQFALEAGCQVIFPDYRLLPKYPFPAGFDDCYDTLTWVLEQADDLGVDSDRVVVGGDSAGGALAAGVAQKAIDNDISLAAQLLIYPLTDSTGTTQSTREFLDTPVWNGRNTERMWRSLLPGHDRNSPPPYVAPGMRENLSNLPPAYLDTAEFDPLRDEGARYAEDLKAAGVAVEYNATRGTVHGFELVPESAITRQIIQQRIHFLRGVFGTMNDYDQS; encoded by the coding sequence GTGCCCCAGAAGTACGCCATTCATCCTGATTTTGCCAACCTTCCCGTGCTCCGGGTCTACTTCAATCGCCCGTTCGTAGGGCTTGCCAATGCCGCGCTAACTTTTTTGCGTCGTGGGGTAGAGAAGAACATTCCCGCAGGCCTGGTGGAGGAGAAAATCACAGTCGTTGGCGCGAGTGGGCGCAGCACGCCCGGCTTGCGGATGCGGCCAGAGAACCTTTCCGGGCGCGTGCCGACCCTGATTTATTATCACGGCGGCGGATTCGCCTTGACCCATGGGGCCCACCAGCTGGCCATGTGCCGGCAGTTCGCGCTAGAGGCCGGCTGTCAGGTGATATTCCCTGACTATCGCTTGTTGCCGAAGTACCCGTTCCCGGCAGGCTTTGACGACTGTTATGACACCCTTACCTGGGTGCTTGAACAGGCGGATGATCTGGGAGTGGATAGCGATCGTGTAGTTGTCGGTGGCGATAGTGCCGGGGGTGCGCTGGCTGCCGGTGTTGCCCAAAAAGCCATCGATAATGACATTTCGCTCGCAGCGCAATTACTGATATATCCCCTGACAGACAGCACCGGCACTACCCAGAGCACGCGTGAATTTTTGGATACACCAGTTTGGAATGGGCGCAATACTGAGCGCATGTGGCGCTCTTTGCTGCCGGGCCACGACCGTAACTCTCCGCCACCTTACGTCGCGCCGGGCATGCGAGAAAATCTCTCCAACTTGCCGCCAGCCTACCTGGATACCGCTGAGTTTGATCCTTTGCGGGATGAGGGGGCGCGCTACGCCGAAGATCTTAAAGCTGCCGGCGTGGCTGTTGAGTACAACGCCACCAGGGGTACGGTGCACGGTTTTGAGCTTGTGCCAGAAAGTGCGATCACTCGCCAGATCATTCAGCAGCGAATTCACTTCCTGCGCGGGGTTTTCGGTACCATGAATGATTATGACCAGTCCTGA
- a CDS encoding MFS transporter — protein sequence MEKLSLQYKLIYSMGNLGIALITVMHTSFLVYYFFPPADSGIPYVIPQSDLILGITVLGAIMTLGRIVDAILDPIIASFSDRLQHPAGRRVPMMRWAALPFVICYLLTFFVPVGGDISYLNAMWMLVFLVASALFFTCYMIPFYSLMVELAKSSDDKVDLGTISSAFWFVGFLLVSFTPGLWSEVAEIFGTTRVWGLKITFMGFGVLGFICLMIPALLIDETAFADGRVKSSHQKLFPALKRVLRNRSFAFYLGANTCYTVATAMFEAGLIYYVTVLAVMEAGMNGPLTTVVGALTLACYPLIAKTAKSLGKAWVLKVSLLLFAGTFVVITFLGIGGISPYILFGLVVVLSPFAQAGFGILPQVVASDCAAYDQYKTGEDHAGMYIAANGFFRKVGGTLGVLFFTSFLIMGKDVGDDMGIRLATALGALVCVVGFLLMRYYNENEILSYNRALVEEGTAAAASETTA from the coding sequence ATGGAAAAGCTTTCTCTCCAGTACAAGCTCATCTACTCGATGGGCAATCTCGGTATCGCGCTGATCACGGTAATGCACACCTCTTTTCTGGTGTATTACTTCTTCCCGCCTGCCGATTCAGGCATCCCTTATGTCATCCCTCAGAGCGATCTGATTCTGGGCATCACTGTGCTCGGCGCGATCATGACCCTGGGGCGTATTGTCGACGCCATCCTAGATCCGATTATCGCCAGCTTCAGTGACCGCCTGCAGCACCCGGCAGGGCGGCGGGTGCCGATGATGCGTTGGGCCGCATTGCCGTTTGTAATTTGCTATCTACTGACTTTCTTCGTGCCAGTGGGCGGCGATATCAGCTACTTAAACGCAATGTGGATGCTGGTTTTCCTTGTGGCCAGCGCGCTCTTCTTCACTTGTTACATGATTCCGTTTTACTCGCTGATGGTGGAGTTGGCGAAATCCAGTGATGACAAGGTAGACCTGGGTACTATCAGCAGTGCGTTCTGGTTCGTGGGTTTCCTGCTGGTGTCGTTTACGCCCGGGCTTTGGTCCGAAGTTGCCGAGATTTTTGGCACTACCAGAGTATGGGGTCTCAAAATCACCTTCATGGGGTTTGGGGTGCTCGGTTTTATCTGCTTGATGATACCCGCCTTGCTGATCGACGAGACAGCTTTCGCTGACGGGCGCGTCAAGAGCTCGCATCAGAAACTTTTTCCGGCACTGAAACGCGTTCTGCGCAACCGTAGTTTCGCGTTCTATCTTGGCGCCAATACGTGCTACACCGTCGCCACCGCCATGTTTGAGGCGGGCTTGATCTACTACGTTACCGTGCTGGCGGTGATGGAGGCAGGCATGAATGGGCCGCTTACTACCGTTGTCGGCGCCCTGACTCTGGCCTGTTATCCTCTGATTGCGAAAACTGCAAAGAGTCTGGGCAAAGCCTGGGTGTTGAAAGTGAGTCTGCTTTTGTTTGCCGGAACGTTTGTCGTTATTACCTTCCTGGGTATTGGTGGCATCAGCCCTTATATTCTGTTCGGCCTCGTGGTGGTGCTTTCGCCGTTTGCACAAGCAGGTTTCGGCATTTTGCCGCAGGTAGTTGCCTCTGATTGTGCAGCTTACGACCAGTACAAAACTGGAGAAGATCATGCAGGGATGTATATTGCGGCCAATGGTTTTTTTCGCAAAGTCGGCGGCACGCTGGGCGTACTCTTTTTCACGTCCTTCCTGATCATGGGTAAGGATGTTGGCGACGACATGGGGATTCGCCTGGCGACCGCGCTGGGTGCTTTGGTGTGTGTCGTCGGCTTTCTGCTGATGCGCTATTACAATGAAAACGAAATTCTCAGCTATAACCGGGCACTGGTGGAAGAGGGAACCGCCGCTGCTGCAAGTGAGACAACAGCATGA
- a CDS encoding glycoside hydrolase family 88 protein — MNGSTFESIVKVADTYVAERDPTKLSWAWGEALLLYSLSLLDDELGEERYQGFCQAFADHHHRVGYSVDQSDTCAPALITNELYKKTGNQKYLEMTQAGIHYLKHEPRLVEDLINHNGHSKDSRDYPRSIWVDSLMMSGVFSAIAADDFDDDELRAFARTQPVQFARYLQDPETRLFHHSWWKMLKRPYPRQIFWGRGNGWVVASLSLFLNYVDDADTRRILNEVSAALLECQRDDYYWDTVVNKPGDNYRESSATALIAAGWLNGVNHGYLDIEYAELAQKALQAIANNIRHDGDRAYMTEISLWTIPMFLMPYRLKYGPYPGYKYIKTGENISYGVASLILAGISQRQYHRKINGHQTAA, encoded by the coding sequence ATGAATGGTTCTACATTCGAAAGCATCGTCAAAGTTGCTGACACCTATGTCGCCGAGCGCGATCCCACCAAGCTAAGTTGGGCATGGGGAGAAGCGCTGCTGCTTTATAGCCTGAGCTTGCTGGATGATGAGCTTGGCGAGGAGCGCTATCAGGGATTCTGCCAGGCCTTTGCCGATCACCATCACAGGGTTGGATACTCGGTGGACCAGTCAGACACCTGTGCGCCGGCACTGATAACTAACGAGCTCTACAAGAAAACAGGTAACCAGAAGTATCTGGAGATGACTCAGGCGGGTATCCATTATCTCAAGCACGAACCACGCCTGGTCGAAGATCTGATTAATCACAACGGCCACAGCAAGGATTCTCGCGATTATCCGCGTAGCATTTGGGTGGATTCGCTCATGATGAGCGGCGTCTTTAGCGCGATTGCTGCCGATGATTTTGACGACGATGAATTGCGCGCTTTTGCCCGCACCCAGCCCGTTCAGTTTGCCCGATATTTGCAGGATCCAGAGACCAGGTTGTTCCATCACTCCTGGTGGAAAATGTTAAAGCGGCCTTATCCTCGCCAGATTTTCTGGGGCCGCGGTAACGGCTGGGTAGTTGCATCGCTGTCACTGTTCCTCAACTACGTGGATGATGCAGATACTCGTCGCATTCTGAATGAGGTCTCCGCAGCTCTATTGGAGTGTCAGCGCGATGATTACTACTGGGATACGGTGGTGAACAAGCCCGGTGATAATTACCGTGAATCGAGCGCCACGGCCTTGATTGCGGCGGGTTGGCTGAACGGGGTCAATCATGGCTATCTGGACATCGAGTATGCAGAGCTGGCGCAAAAGGCCTTGCAAGCGATAGCGAACAATATCCGTCACGATGGCGACCGGGCGTATATGACCGAGATTAGCTTGTGGACCATACCCATGTTCCTGATGCCTTATCGTCTGAAGTATGGCCCATACCCCGGCTATAAATATATCAAGACCGGCGAGAACATTTCCTATGGTGTAGCTTCACTGATTCTGGCGGGTATCAGCCAGCGGCAATATCATCGCAAGATTAATGGTCATCAAACGGCGGCTTGA
- a CDS encoding GH1 family beta-glucosidase gives MPELIFPKDFVFGTATAAYQIEGAYAEDGRGLSIWDEFSHRKGKTHKGDNGDVACDHYHRYPEDIALMGELGVNAYRMSLSWSRILPEGTGKINQAGINHYRREFDALLEAGITPYVTLFHWDLPLALHNKYGGFQNRQAAHDFAEYAEVAAKAFGDQVKHWITLNEPWEHCVMGHFMGEHAPGYHRPWTFMKVMHNLLLGHALGMERIRDVLPDATVGITTSHTPAHPFTDRDKDHEAAALANEFLNFVTLDPLYKGHYPEELSRRFRYFKPGVETGDMERINAPIDFIGVNNYQREFARHTYLVPFLNTWIVGGTQGAERDFVKDGVQHTSMGWEVYPEAIYEVLGWLRNDYDNPTTMITENGAAFEDEVIDGEVHDPKRMDFLEGYMGQVKRAMDHGSDITGYFVWTLIDNFEWAAGFAKRFGIIHVDHQTQERIIKGSGRWYADLIRRSQAQ, from the coding sequence ATGCCAGAGCTGATTTTCCCAAAGGATTTTGTTTTCGGCACGGCGACAGCCGCATATCAGATCGAGGGTGCGTACGCCGAGGACGGACGCGGCCTGAGTATTTGGGACGAGTTCTCGCACAGGAAGGGTAAAACACACAAGGGTGACAATGGCGATGTGGCCTGTGACCACTATCACCGCTACCCGGAAGACATTGCGCTGATGGGTGAACTCGGTGTGAATGCCTATCGGATGTCTCTCTCATGGTCGCGCATATTGCCCGAGGGTACCGGCAAGATTAATCAGGCGGGTATCAATCACTATCGCCGGGAATTTGATGCGTTGCTGGAAGCCGGCATTACGCCCTACGTAACTCTATTTCACTGGGACCTGCCGCTGGCACTTCACAACAAGTACGGTGGCTTCCAGAACCGGCAGGCCGCTCATGACTTTGCCGAGTACGCAGAGGTCGCAGCGAAGGCTTTCGGAGATCAGGTAAAGCACTGGATCACTTTGAACGAGCCGTGGGAACACTGCGTGATGGGCCACTTTATGGGCGAACACGCTCCCGGCTACCACCGTCCATGGACTTTCATGAAGGTGATGCACAACCTGCTTTTGGGCCATGCCCTGGGTATGGAGCGTATCCGCGATGTGCTGCCTGACGCTACAGTAGGTATTACAACCAGCCACACACCTGCACACCCCTTCACAGACCGTGACAAGGACCATGAAGCAGCAGCGCTAGCGAACGAGTTTCTTAACTTCGTAACCCTAGACCCATTGTACAAAGGGCACTACCCAGAAGAGCTCAGTCGGCGTTTTCGTTACTTCAAGCCGGGGGTGGAGACGGGGGATATGGAACGTATCAACGCCCCTATCGATTTTATCGGCGTGAATAACTACCAGCGCGAATTTGCGCGTCATACCTACCTGGTGCCATTCCTGAATACCTGGATTGTGGGCGGCACCCAGGGCGCCGAGCGAGATTTTGTGAAAGACGGCGTGCAACACACGTCGATGGGCTGGGAAGTCTATCCGGAGGCAATCTATGAAGTCCTCGGCTGGCTGCGCAACGATTACGATAACCCGACTACCATGATTACAGAAAACGGTGCAGCGTTTGAGGATGAAGTGATCGACGGCGAAGTGCACGACCCCAAAAGAATGGACTTCCTTGAGGGCTACATGGGGCAGGTGAAAAGGGCCATGGATCATGGCTCGGACATTACCGGCTATTTTGTCTGGACCCTGATTGACAACTTTGAATGGGCGGCGGGTTTCGCCAAGCGTTTTGGCATCATTCACGTGGATCATCAGACGCAGGAGCGGATTATCAAGGGCAGTGGTCGCTGGTACGCTGACCTGATTCGTCGTAGCCAGGCACAATAG
- a CDS encoding sialidase family protein, with the protein MKSHRFISVTTNIGTVAMLVFLYFFVSFNAPGLVALYAVVAVAVVYAVVYLTAITLLLNRVNAEQGGPRAGAIERLLLLLLSIVLLAVFVDATVMDYYQPLSLYDEAIGLLALWWLLLLVSNIAGLFASRSVARALLVATLAALLSAPFAASLWWINAPSVNSEVSLAVDVYTGGEDGYDIYRIPGMVLLPAGSALAAGDPLESDRILAFAEARRNGALDTGDIDLVMKVSDDGGRSWSDQKVICTHRKDEQRGKCGNPTPLFDEREGRVVLGYNLSGLEDEGRHHSTVVMSSDDGGLSWGAPVTIASDNFVFGPGKGIQKQHPPHAGRLMLPGYIPGSAGAYYSDDHGASWKLSPFFEGGNETDLAETGDGRLYLSTRHSAPIGRAPSPNGRLFSISSDGGDSWPALSLDEALPTPVCQVAVINGDDEGLIFSNPAHIKSRVKLTLRYSADAGATWPRELLVYPGPTGYSVLAQATDGDILALYENGNMSYSERISIARIPRESLLPSNQNQTDVPPGE; encoded by the coding sequence ATGAAGAGCCATCGTTTTATCTCTGTTACCACCAATATCGGCACGGTTGCCATGTTGGTGTTCCTGTATTTTTTTGTCTCGTTTAATGCGCCGGGTTTGGTCGCTCTATATGCCGTTGTCGCTGTGGCGGTTGTTTATGCGGTTGTGTACCTCACTGCGATAACGCTGTTGCTAAATCGCGTCAATGCTGAGCAGGGCGGCCCCAGGGCGGGCGCTATTGAGCGGCTTTTGCTGTTGTTACTCTCCATTGTGCTGCTGGCCGTGTTTGTCGATGCAACGGTCATGGACTATTACCAGCCGCTCTCGCTGTACGATGAAGCGATCGGTCTGTTGGCGCTTTGGTGGTTGCTATTGCTGGTCTCGAACATTGCGGGACTATTCGCTTCCAGATCGGTAGCGCGCGCATTGCTTGTCGCTACTCTAGCGGCGCTGTTGAGTGCGCCCTTCGCGGCGAGCCTGTGGTGGATAAATGCGCCCTCTGTAAACAGTGAAGTGTCACTGGCTGTGGACGTCTATACCGGCGGCGAAGACGGTTACGATATCTATCGCATTCCCGGCATGGTGTTGTTACCTGCCGGCTCTGCACTTGCGGCAGGCGACCCCCTTGAGAGCGACCGCATTCTGGCGTTTGCTGAAGCCCGCAGAAACGGCGCGCTGGACACGGGCGATATCGATCTGGTCATGAAGGTGAGTGACGATGGTGGCCGTAGCTGGAGCGATCAGAAAGTTATTTGCACCCACCGTAAAGATGAGCAACGGGGTAAGTGCGGCAACCCAACCCCGCTATTTGATGAGCGCGAGGGCAGGGTGGTGCTGGGTTACAATCTCAGTGGCCTCGAGGATGAAGGGCGGCACCACAGCACGGTTGTGATGAGCAGTGACGATGGCGGCCTGAGTTGGGGCGCCCCGGTGACCATTGCCAGTGACAATTTTGTATTCGGCCCCGGTAAGGGAATTCAGAAGCAGCATCCTCCGCATGCGGGGCGGCTCATGCTTCCAGGCTACATTCCTGGCTCAGCGGGTGCGTATTACAGTGACGATCACGGAGCAAGCTGGAAGCTGTCCCCATTCTTCGAGGGTGGAAATGAAACAGATCTGGCCGAGACGGGCGACGGGCGACTCTACCTGTCCACCCGCCATTCCGCGCCCATCGGAAGAGCGCCCAGCCCTAATGGGCGTCTATTCAGTATTTCCAGTGACGGCGGCGACAGCTGGCCAGCTCTATCGCTGGATGAGGCACTGCCGACGCCGGTGTGTCAGGTGGCAGTGATTAATGGCGACGATGAGGGATTGATATTTTCTAATCCCGCCCACATTAAATCCCGTGTAAAATTGACTCTCAGATACAGTGCAGACGCCGGCGCCACCTGGCCTCGCGAGCTACTGGTTTATCCCGGGCCTACCGGTTATTCCGTTTTGGCCCAGGCCACAGATGGCGACATTCTGGCGTTGTATGAAAATGGCAATATGTCTTATTCCGAGCGTATCAGCATTGCGCGGATACCGCGTGAATCGCTGTTGCCAAGCAATCAAAATCAAACTGATGTACCTCCAGGAGAATGA
- the kduI gene encoding 5-dehydro-4-deoxy-D-glucuronate isomerase, whose amino-acid sequence MTMDLDIRYAAHPDDVKHYDTEKLREHFLIESLFRPGEVHLTYSHVDRIIVGGITPAAAPLTLEAGKEMGVDYFFERREGGIINVGGKGSITLDGERFELDKRDGLYIGMGVKEISFESESADAPAKFYFNCAPAHQSYPNVKIEISQANPVKLGADETSNKRTIYQYVHPAVCESCQLVMGLTMLEPGSIWNTMPCHTHERRMEVYFYFDLDAGQSVFHLMGQPKETRHLVVANEQAVISPSWSIHSGAGTSNYTFIWGMVGENQTFDDMDHLSPADLK is encoded by the coding sequence ATGACCATGGATCTCGATATCCGCTACGCAGCACACCCAGATGATGTGAAGCATTACGACACTGAAAAGCTGCGAGAGCACTTTCTGATTGAGTCCCTGTTTCGCCCAGGCGAAGTTCATCTGACATACTCCCACGTGGATCGCATCATCGTCGGCGGCATTACGCCAGCCGCTGCTCCGCTGACACTTGAAGCGGGCAAGGAGATGGGCGTGGACTATTTTTTTGAACGCCGTGAAGGCGGCATCATCAATGTCGGTGGTAAGGGCAGTATCACTCTGGACGGCGAGCGCTTTGAGCTGGACAAGCGCGACGGCTTATATATTGGTATGGGTGTAAAAGAGATCAGTTTTGAGTCTGAATCCGCAGATGCACCGGCGAAGTTCTATTTCAACTGCGCACCAGCGCACCAGTCTTACCCAAACGTGAAAATCGAAATATCCCAGGCCAACCCGGTGAAGCTTGGGGCAGATGAAACCTCCAATAAGCGCACGATCTACCAATATGTGCATCCTGCTGTGTGTGAGAGCTGTCAGTTGGTGATGGGCCTGACCATGCTCGAGCCTGGCAGTATCTGGAACACCATGCCCTGCCACACACATGAACGTCGTATGGAAGTGTATTTCTACTTCGACCTGGACGCTGGCCAGAGTGTATTCCACTTAATGGGACAGCCCAAAGAAACACGCCATCTGGTGGTTGCCAACGAGCAGGCCGTCATTAGCCCGAGCTGGTCTATCCACTCCGGCGCTGGAACCAGCAACTACACCTTCATCTGGGGCATGGTGGGTGAGAATCAGACCTTTGACGACATGGACCACCTGAGCCCGGCAGATCTCAAGTAG
- a CDS encoding sugar phosphate isomerase/epimerase family protein, with translation MTQFALQTFTVRKYLNSPQAIDTGMRRIRECGLNAIELAYVKLEKPEMDAMATASRSHDITVGSSQITFDILSKRREWVLEFHEQLGCQRTAVSVLPFMAIQGGRDRLLRFADQLEELGRFYRERGVQLMYHHHDFEFRHYGDEIGLDLLMNNTSPEHVALELDTYWTARGGKSPQQLITDLAGRAQVVHLRDLRLKKKLFSLAPTDCALGDGNLDVRRIVNACVEQGVKYMAIEQATSNPYEEVARSVAHLKQLEFSALF, from the coding sequence ATGACGCAGTTTGCCCTGCAGACGTTCACTGTCCGCAAGTACCTGAATTCCCCGCAGGCGATCGACACTGGCATGCGGCGTATTCGGGAGTGTGGCCTGAACGCCATCGAACTTGCCTACGTGAAACTGGAGAAGCCGGAGATGGATGCGATGGCGACCGCCTCGCGAAGTCACGATATCACCGTGGGCAGTTCCCAGATCACCTTCGACATCCTCAGCAAACGCCGCGAGTGGGTGCTCGAGTTTCACGAGCAACTGGGCTGTCAACGCACTGCTGTCTCGGTGCTGCCGTTTATGGCGATTCAGGGTGGGCGCGATCGTCTGCTGCGCTTTGCCGATCAGTTGGAGGAACTTGGCAGGTTCTATCGCGAACGTGGCGTGCAGCTAATGTACCATCACCACGACTTTGAGTTTCGACATTACGGTGACGAGATCGGCCTTGATCTGCTTATGAACAATACCTCTCCGGAGCATGTGGCGCTGGAGTTGGATACCTATTGGACGGCGCGCGGCGGCAAGTCACCCCAGCAACTGATTACTGATCTCGCTGGCCGGGCGCAGGTAGTGCACCTGAGGGACCTGCGCCTGAAGAAGAAGCTTTTCAGCCTGGCCCCGACCGATTGTGCTTTGGGTGACGGCAATCTCGATGTCCGCCGCATTGTTAACGCCTGTGTAGAGCAGGGCGTGAAGTATATGGCCATAGAGCAGGCCACAAGCAATCCCTACGAAGAAGTCGCGCGCAGTGTGGCGCACCTCAAGCAACTAGAATTTAGCGCCTTGTTCTGA
- the kduD gene encoding 2-dehydro-3-deoxy-D-gluconate 5-dehydrogenase KduD yields MILDQFKLDGKVAIVTGASRGLGKGLALALAEAGADIVGVGVSNSAATGKAVEALGRRYLEVTADLTDKACVADIVDKTKTAFGRIDILVNNAGIIRRNDFVDFSEQDWDDVMDVNLKTLFFLSQAVAREFIAQGEGGKIVHIASMLSYQGGIRVASYTSSKSGVKGLTMLMANELAQHGINVNAIAPGYMATDNTEALRSDEQRNTEILARIPAGRWGIAEDLAGAVVYLSSDAGSYVQGHTLAVDGGWLAR; encoded by the coding sequence ATGATCCTCGATCAATTCAAACTCGATGGCAAAGTGGCGATTGTCACCGGAGCATCTCGCGGCCTGGGCAAGGGGCTGGCCCTTGCCCTGGCGGAAGCCGGAGCGGATATTGTCGGTGTCGGCGTGTCCAACTCTGCGGCAACAGGCAAGGCAGTAGAGGCACTCGGTCGCCGCTATCTCGAAGTGACAGCAGACCTCACTGACAAGGCCTGTGTGGCGGATATCGTCGATAAGACTAAGACTGCATTCGGCCGCATCGATATATTGGTAAACAACGCCGGCATCATCCGCCGCAACGATTTTGTGGATTTCAGTGAGCAGGATTGGGACGACGTCATGGACGTCAATCTGAAAACCCTGTTTTTCCTGTCACAGGCCGTCGCCAGGGAATTTATTGCCCAGGGGGAGGGCGGCAAGATAGTGCATATTGCGTCGATGCTCTCTTATCAGGGGGGGATTCGCGTGGCGTCCTACACCTCGAGTAAGTCCGGAGTGAAAGGTCTGACGATGTTGATGGCGAATGAATTGGCGCAGCACGGTATCAATGTGAACGCGATTGCACCTGGATACATGGCCACCGACAACACCGAAGCACTGCGCAGTGACGAGCAGCGCAACACGGAAATACTCGCTCGCATTCCAGCGGGCCGTTGGGGCATTGCAGAAGATCTTGCCGGCGCAGTGGTTTACCTCTCCAGTGATGCGGGCAGCTACGTGCAGGGGCACACCCTGGCAGTCGATGGGGGCTGGTTGGCGCGCTAA